A window of Mesotoga sp. UBA6090 genomic DNA:
TGTGCGGAAGATACGCGGGCCTGAAAGAAGAAGAACTGATCGATCTTCTATCCTTTGACGAAGAATACTACGAATCCTTCCTGAAGGGATCTCAGCATACAGATGAACTGATGGAGAGAAGGAAGATACCCGTAGTCATATGGTCCAGGTTCTATCTGGACCTGGAAGACCACCTGAGGGAGAAGGAAGTCGAAGGAGTAAGGATACTTACGTTCTTCCACAGACAGATAGACGAATACATGAAAGAGAGGTACGGAACGAACAGGAATAGAAATCATGGAATACTCGCGGACTACGGACTGAAGAGATTCGAAAGTGAGGGAAAGAACTCGAAAGAGGCATTCCTTTCCAGTTCAATAATGCCGTACGTTGGATTTCACCTGTACGAAGCGGAAAGGGAGAAGGAATTACTGCATCTGCTTCCGGAGGAGGAAGAAACTGAAGAACAAGGAAACAAGAAGGATATCCTGTATAACTCCATTGGCTGGGTGATGGAGAACTACGGGTTCGAAGAAGAGAAGAGACTGAAAGCGCTTCTTGAAGAGATCTCTACAATCGACAGGAAGGTACTTGCATTCGTTATGAGCAGTATTGGAGTAAAACAAAAGAATAGAGGGAGAAGCCTCTGGTGTTTATTCATCCACGAGAAGTCAATTCCCATTCTTGAAAGGCTAGTTCGAATGGATCCGACCAATTTGGAATTGCTAAGGGACCTCGGGATAAGTCTCAATAACGCTGGAAGAAACTGCAAAGGACTTGTAGCTGTGAAAAAGACGCTAGGATACTATATGAGAGCTCTTGAGATACGAAAAAGACTCGTGAAGAAAATCCCTGACAGAACGGAATGGCAGAATGACCTTTCATTAAGTCTGAGTGACATTGGAAATATCTATAAAGACCTGGGTCAAAGTAAAAAGACTCTAGAATATTATGTCAGGTCTCTTGAGATAAGTAAGAATCTTGCAATGAAACAACCGGATAGAACAGAATGGCAGTGGGATCTGGGAGTGAGTTTGAATAACGTCGGAAGTGTGTACGAAGAACTTGGAAAGAGTGAAAAAGCTCTAGAATGCTATTTGCACTTCATGAAAATAATGGAAAGCCTAGTAGAAAAAGACACATCGAGAACTTGTTGGCGAAGAGATTTGGGAACGAGCGCGAACAATGTCGGAAGGATATATGAAAAATCAGGTAAGAACGATGAGTCTCTGGGGTACTACACCAGATTCATGGAGATAATGGAACAACTCATTCGGAATGACCCCGGGAGACTGGATTGGCAAAGAGATCTAGGCGTGAGTTTGAACAATATCGGCAGGATTTATGAAGACTTTGGCGAAGCTGAGAAAGCACTAGGATACTATGTTAGGTCTAATGAAATTTTGGAAGCCGTTATTGAGAAAGATCCATCCAGGATGGACAGGTGGAGAGATCTAGGTGTGAGTTTGAACAATTCTGGAATGATGTACGAATTTCTAGGCGAGGGAGAGAGAGCACTTGAATGCTACACTAGATTTATTGAGATAATGGAAGATCTCATCTGGAAAGATCCTGACAGAATCGACTGGCAGTATGACCTTTCTGTAGGTCTCAGCAATGCAGGAAATATCTGCAGAAGCCAGAACGAAAACGACAAGGCTCTGGTGTATTTCACTAGATCCACTGAAATACGAGAAAACCTCGTTAAGAAGGACCCCGATAGGACCGACTGGCAGAGAGACCTGGGAATTAGTTTGAACAATGTCGGAATGATCCACGAAACCTTTGAAGAATACGATAAGGCGCTTCTTCACTACAAGAGATTTATGGAGATTATGGAAGCTCTCGTTAAGAGAGATCCCGAAAGAACTGACTGGCAGAGAGATCTTGGAGTCAGCCTTAACAACATCGGAAGCCAGTACGAGAACCTCGGTGAGCTTGAGAAGGCTTCAGATCATTACAAAAGGGTTCTGGATATAAGAAGAACTCTTGTTGATAAAGAACCAAGAGTTGTTGACAGACATGTAGGCCTCGCATTTGCACTCTTAGATATAGCGAGGATTACGCAAAGCGATGCTCAGAAAAGAGAATTAGAAATGGAAGCACGATCAATAACCAAATCGCTTGTAGATGACGGTATGAAACATCGTGAGCTTAACGTATTGAGAAGCATCTTTTCACTATAACTACTGAGTATATTATAACTAAGAGACAGGAGGTATCCAAATGGGAAGTCTTGTCAAGTGGGGAAACTGGAAGTTTATCGGAATTCTCTTTGTTATATGCTACGTCATTGGAATAATTGGCTGGAAATTGTACGACCCTTCACTCCCTGTCTCTTCGGCGTTGTATAACTCTCTTCAGCTTTTCTTCCTGGAAGCAAGCTTTCAAGATTATTCAATCCCCTGGATTCTTGAGATAGCGAGATTCTTCGCTCCGATAATAGCGGCTGCAGTCGTCTTGAAGTTGCTAATCTCTCTGATCTGGAAGACAACCAGAGACCTCAGGCTTCTGGGAATTGAAAATCATATCGTCATCTGGGGACTGAACACTGAAACAAATTATCTGCTTGAAAACCTCCTCGGAAACAGCAACAGCAGAATCGTCCTCATCACTAGCACACATGAAATGAGCGAGTTTCCAGCCTTGAAACCTGCAAGGGGGCTAATGGTAATATTCGCTGACGAAGCAGAGAGTCTCTCAGATAAAACGAAACTTTGTCAGAAAATACATCTGGAGTCGGCGAAAAGTGTTTTTATCATGACCGGAGATGATACGAATAATATCGAAACTGTCGAGAAGATAGAGGCCTATCTTGACGGATGTGAGAAGAAAAGAGAAGCCTTAGCAAAGAGAAGAACTGAAAACAAAAATTGTGAACTTCAAGTCTTTGCTAACATAAACGATGAACATACGATGAAATTCATGAAGCAATGCAAGGGGAATAATCCAGAAAGAAATGTGTTTATTTCCTTCTTCAACACTAAGAGAATGCTCGCCCAGCATCTAATCGACAAGTTCTCTCCGGACAGGTACAGAAAAATAGGTGAAGGCGATCCCGTACCCGCCACAATCCTTTTAGTCGGTCTGACAGATCAGGGTGAGAAGATCCTGACAGAAGCGGCTCTCTTATACCATTTTGCGAATCACGTAAAACCGAGAATCGTTGTTTCTGATAGAGATGTGAAGAACAGGATGAGGTCGATCTACGAAGACTACCCTTCACTTGGAAAAGTCGCGGAGATAGTGGAAGTAGAGTTTCTTGAACTTATCAGGGGCGAAGTCGACTGGCAAATCTTCTCAACAATTTCCTCATGCTTCATAGCGACAGAAAACGAGGGAGAGAGTTCATTCGTTGCCAGAAAGCTCAGGCAGATGTTTGAGATAAAAGCAGACAGCGATGTAAATGGCCATGATAGAGAAGTGTCAACAGTACCAGCAATAGTTGCAGTAATACCTATGCTTTCCAGGTTTTTTGATATAGTTCCAGAAACCAGGCAAAAGCTGGAGGCTGTAAATATTGCCATCTCAAACCCAGGAGAAGTGCTAAACACGGATAACCTGTTCTCTACTAACGAAGAAATAGAGAAGATAGCCATGTATTTTCACTGGGAATACAACAAGAGAAAAGATAAGACACTCGACAAGGTCTGGAACGAACTGGAAGATTCCGAAAAAGACTCCAACCGTTACGCTGCAAGACACTTGCCGATCAAACTGAGATTTCTGGGCGTGAGAATAGCCGACGCTTCAACTGATTGCCCGATCTTCGATCAGAATACAGTCACTGAAGATCAGAAGCAGACGATGCACATTATGGAACACAGAAGATGGATGGCATATAGAGAGCTTAACGGATTCGTTTATGGTCAAAAGTGGTTCAAAGAAGATGGAAAATCAAACAAGGAAGTCATGAACATCTTGATGATAAACAACAGCATAAAACCATGGCATGAGCTGGAACCGAATATCAAGGAGATAGACTCGATTTTCGCCAATGCCGGCGACGCTGTAGCCGAACTGAACAAGAAGATCGTAGTAGATAGCCAGAAGAGCTAATCGGAAGCATGGGATGGATAACTTGGACAAAAAACCGGGATGTCGGACAATCTCAGAAAGACCTCTAGGGATATTGACAAGTTTAGGCCGCGACGATTATGAAGAATTCTAAAAAACCTCTCTAGCGTCAACCTAAACCTTCATTATCATTAAGCTGAAGTTCCCGAACTGAGCAAGCAAGAAATAGCTATCTGAAAGGATTTCAGAGAAATGAAGCGATTATTTCTGTCTACGTTTGCTGAATTGTTTCAATCCGACAAGTTCAAGAGCTTTCCTCTGTACCTCGTTGGGAGTTGTTATTATAGTGAATGAAGGTATCTCCGGTACTGCAGGTACCCTGGCATCGTTACAGACAATCGTACCCATTTCAGATAGAAGAGTCTGAAAGCTGTGTACCGGTGTCCCGTCACTCAGCTTCTTCTTCCTCGTCTTCTCAAGTGCGCTCTCGGATCTAGTAGCCTGTAGTACATGTTCTCTATGGGCATATTCGTCAGTGAAGATCATGCTCTTCCATGACTCCCTCAAATGCCATTCAACATAATACGCTAGCATGCAGAGAAATATGTGAGCCCTCACTCTCTTCTCAAGCCAGTGGTGTATTGGCCGTATCTTCAGATCCACTCCCTTGAGTGTCCTGAATGCCCTCTCAACTCTGGATAGACTCTTGTAACTGTACACCACTTCTTCTGCAGTCAACTTCTCTTTCTCTACACTGGTTCGGATTATATAGAACCCGTCAAGGGAAGCTTCAAAGGCTATACTCTCTTCATTTCTCCTGTAGTCGAACTTCCCATCCTCTATCGTGAAGATGAAATGCTTGGCCATCTTGTACCTGTTCTCTATCCTCCCCAGTGCCTGCCCTATCTTCCCCGCTTCCCTCAACCTTCCTGAAGCGACCCTCCTCATGAGTTTGTTCAACTTTTCTTCGCTCGCCCTGAGTAAGTCTTCTCTCGTTCTCCTTCTCTCTTCTGCAAGAAGGGGATTCCTGCAGACTATTAACCTCTCTCCAGGATAATCGGGTGAGTCTATCTCAAGAAGGTCTCTCTCGTCAAATAAGCTAAGCTGTAACTCCCCATTCTCGTAGAGACTCTTAATCGTAGGCCCTCTGAAGGCACTAATCCAGTCAACTCCACCGAGAGCCTTCAATCCGTCTATCTGTCCCTGCGTTAACATCCCTCTGTCTTCGACCACGACGAACCTTTCTACTTTGAACTCTTCCTTTACCTTCTCTACCTGTTCCCCTATCGTTTTGGTGTCACTCGTACAGCCCGGATATACCTGTATGGAAATGGGTATACCCTTAGAATCCGTCATGAGTCCATAGACTATCTGTTTCTTTCCCTTCTTCCTGTCTCTGTTATAACCATAACTCGCAAGCTCACAATGACTTCCTTCATAGTAACTCGAAGAGACATCGTAAAGAACAAGACCACCTTCGCTTAAATGTCTCTGCGCTAGTTTCCTTTCTATCGTCTCTTGCCTTTGGAGCAACCAATCTAGAGCAGCATATAACTCATCTTCGTCCGCATCTTCCACTGAGAACTCTTCGGGAATAGTGGTATTATCCCACCAGCGTATTGTGGAAAGCTTCGTCTGAGGGTTTATTATCCTTGCAACTATCATCGCCTCTATTAGATCGCTTTCTCTACTCCTTCGAGAAGAAAGCAATTCGGAAATACCTAGATCCTCCATTACCTTACTTATAACCGCAACATTACCATGAGCTCTCGACCGAGTAATCTCAATAGCCTCTTCGGAAGGAAGAAAGACTCTCCCCTGGAGACTCTCTTTGACTAACTCTCTAGTAACTTCTGGCAATTCAGTAAGATTGGCTATTGTTTGCTGTTTCACCTTACCATCTTCGCGATAGCTTCTTCTCAGAAGATAAGTGAAGTATTCTCTGTCCTTGTACTTACTCACAATCTTAGCTAAATAAAGGCCTTTAGGTTTGCTCTTCATAACAGAATGATAGCACAAAGAAACGAGCGAAGTCAATTACAAATTGACCCTTTACTGTCTACGTTTCCACAACATTATTGTGTCTTTTTTCTCTCTGGGAAAGAGTTTATTTAATTTCCTGTCGGGGAACTTCCGATTAAGGCACAGAAATTCCGATTTCTGCCACGTCTCCTCACGCCTGCGGGCTACTTCGTGCCCGGCGCTCGAAGCCGCAGCACAGGGTAAAAACGTAAAAAGGCTAAAGTGTAATCAGGGCACCGTCCTTGCAATACGGAACCCAAGGTTGTTGCGCATGAAAGTGGGCGAGAAGTTGCCGCGATTCGCTACCCGCGCGACCGTCGCAAGGTTGCTCCAGCCGCCGCCACGATCCACCCGGCCGGAACCACTATCATTGTAGGGGTTTGTCTTTGCCGAACTGGAGTAGTGACCATACCTGTCGCTACACCATTCCCACACGTTTCCGGACATATCATATATACCCAGCTCGTTTGGCGTTTTCTTCCCAACTTCCTGTGTCTTGCTTCCCAAGTTCAAACCATACCAGGCTACTTTATCTACGTTGTCGCTACCAGAATACTTGTATCCCTTGCTCTTGTTTCCTCCCCTTGCTGCGTATTCCCATTCAGCTTCTGTTGGTAGCCTGTATCCTACTACATTTGCTGGATCAGCTGTTATTCTTCCGTCCTTGTCCAACAGATTACCATCATTGTCATACGCTTTGGGGAGTTTATCTTTCTCGCTCAGCCAGTTGCAGAAGCCTATCGCATCATCCCAACTCACGTTGATTACAGGTCTCTGTCCCCTACCCCAGTCTTCGTCTTTCGGTTTGCTCCTGCCGGTAGCCTCACAGAAATCGTCGTATTCGTCGAAAGTTATTTCGTACTTGCCCAGATAGAAGTCATATGTAAAGGTTACTTTGTGAGTTGGTTTTTCATCACTCTCTCCATCACCCCAGGTATCGCCCATCGTGAAGCTTCCTCTTTCGACAAGAACCATAGGAGGTACTGAACTGCTAGAAAGATGTCCTTGTAAGCTCATTACTGCTATTGCAATAGTCACAAGTACGGTGAAAAATATGAACAGCGGCAATGCTATCCGTCTCTTCTTGACAGGTGTTTCATGATGGTCTATCTTTTCTCCTTGATGAATTGTCTGCAATTCTTGTTCTTCACTGTGCGTTTCGTTGACATAATTATCTGCTTTTCCATCATTTGTTTCTTCTGTATTTTCCTTTGCAACTACACTTTCCCCTTTTCTGCTTTTGCTGGTCTTGTTAATACCATCTTCTGAAATCTCTTTTGACTCTGCTGTATCCTCAAATACCGTTCTGCATATACGAAACCCGATGTAACTATACGAACCAGTAGGGAGCTTCCCATCTCTATTAGCGACCCGCGCACTAGATGCGAAGTCGCTCCAGCTACCACCTCGAGTGACCCTGCTGGAACCAC
This region includes:
- a CDS encoding tetratricopeptide repeat protein; this translates as MQKDQRTLQICLSEIERCQNLSPKPNFIILLGDRYGWEPLPYSIPSTELDSLLPLMDESERSKISEWYRRDDNAIPSEYILQPRKDEYESYALWEEKERELREILRKAVDRSTLDEKEREKYFLSATHREIIHGALGIPEGKISPQEHVVACFRKGEKDERLQRLEEELKDRLSKERTREYESLDNEKDEEEFSQFIYERLEETISLQLKDVQEIDELEEERNRHREYREELLEDFCGREKILEDISEYIEGEDNRIFALTGESGSGKSSVMAKAIEHAEREKNVVIYRFSGFTANSGNEYTLLKQLCEEITGKYDTTVNKVAGIEEGERPPVMEGSGERRNLDPNKLDDLIEVFRRCLVLSTEDKRLILFIDALDQIDGNLTWLPSLLPRYTRLVVSTTLDKEIELPHRLERLKEREGEEILDRWLARAKRRLQSEQREAIMNGLKSNGTPIYLRLLFDMAKNWHSYTGIPRLGEKTEEILKEFCDRLEREHTPERVKTIIGYMVCGRYAGLKEEELIDLLSFDEEYYESFLKGSQHTDELMERRKIPVVIWSRFYLDLEDHLREKEVEGVRILTFFHRQIDEYMKERYGTNRNRNHGILADYGLKRFESEGKNSKEAFLSSSIMPYVGFHLYEAEREKELLHLLPEEEETEEQGNKKDILYNSIGWVMENYGFEEEKRLKALLEEISTIDRKVLAFVMSSIGVKQKNRGRSLWCLFIHEKSIPILERLVRMDPTNLELLRDLGISLNNAGRNCKGLVAVKKTLGYYMRALEIRKRLVKKIPDRTEWQNDLSLSLSDIGNIYKDLGQSKKTLEYYVRSLEISKNLAMKQPDRTEWQWDLGVSLNNVGSVYEELGKSEKALECYLHFMKIMESLVEKDTSRTCWRRDLGTSANNVGRIYEKSGKNDESLGYYTRFMEIMEQLIRNDPGRLDWQRDLGVSLNNIGRIYEDFGEAEKALGYYVRSNEILEAVIEKDPSRMDRWRDLGVSLNNSGMMYEFLGEGERALECYTRFIEIMEDLIWKDPDRIDWQYDLSVGLSNAGNICRSQNENDKALVYFTRSTEIRENLVKKDPDRTDWQRDLGISLNNVGMIHETFEEYDKALLHYKRFMEIMEALVKRDPERTDWQRDLGVSLNNIGSQYENLGELEKASDHYKRVLDIRRTLVDKEPRVVDRHVGLAFALLDIARITQSDAQKRELEMEARSITKSLVDDGMKHRELNVLRSIFSL
- a CDS encoding IS1634 family transposase, which gives rise to MKSKPKGLYLAKIVSKYKDREYFTYLLRRSYREDGKVKQQTIANLTELPEVTRELVKESLQGRVFLPSEEAIEITRSRAHGNVAVISKVMEDLGISELLSSRRSRESDLIEAMIVARIINPQTKLSTIRWWDNTTIPEEFSVEDADEDELYAALDWLLQRQETIERKLAQRHLSEGGLVLYDVSSSYYEGSHCELASYGYNRDRKKGKKQIVYGLMTDSKGIPISIQVYPGCTSDTKTIGEQVEKVKEEFKVERFVVVEDRGMLTQGQIDGLKALGGVDWISAFRGPTIKSLYENGELQLSLFDERDLLEIDSPDYPGERLIVCRNPLLAEERRRTREDLLRASEEKLNKLMRRVASGRLREAGKIGQALGRIENRYKMAKHFIFTIEDGKFDYRRNEESIAFEASLDGFYIIRTSVEKEKLTAEEVVYSYKSLSRVERAFRTLKGVDLKIRPIHHWLEKRVRAHIFLCMLAYYVEWHLRESWKSMIFTDEYAHREHVLQATRSESALEKTRKKKLSDGTPVHSFQTLLSEMGTIVCNDARVPAVPEIPSFTIITTPNEVQRKALELVGLKQFSKRRQK
- a CDS encoding formylglycine-generating enzyme family protein, which gives rise to ADKISEEMKEEIEEEKAEETLRDIQQEAPEDKTEDVVYPEKEQEEQQPQIIQQDEKTSEQDLQISRQNKSIDTSASMPPLNSTSRIEHSVVLVEKGSFMMGDEVEDLEIYCRPVHEVILTNSFLIGRFQVTFEEYDLFCDETGRSRPKDEGWERGQRPVINVSWWHVISYCNWLSEKEGLAKTYDSEGNLLDKNGDITTDPSKVEGYRLPTEAEREYAARGGSKSKGYKYAGSDNVGDVAWYDSNSEGKTQEVGKKEPNELGIYDMSGNVWEWCSDRYGLYLISVQTNPYNCSGSSRVTRGGSWSDFASSARVANRDGKLPTGSYSYIGFRICRTVFEDTAESKEISEDGINKTSKSRKGESVVAKENTEETNDGKADNYVNETHSEEQELQTIHQGEKIDHHETPVKKRRIALPLFIFFTVLVTIAIAVMSLQGHLSSSSVPPMVLVERGSFTMGDTWGDGESDEKPTHKVTFTYDFYLGKYEITFDEYDDFCEATGRSKPKDEDWGRGQRPVINVSWDDAIGFCNWLSEKDKLPKAYDNDGNLLDKDGRITADPANVVGYRLPTEAEWEYAARGGNKSKGYKYSGSDNVDKVAWYGLNLGSKTQEVGKKTPNELGIYDMSGNVWEWCSDRYGHYSSSAKTNPYNDSGSGRVDRGGGWSNLATVARVANRGNFSPTFMRNNLGFRIARTVP